A stretch of Ipomoea triloba cultivar NCNSP0323 chromosome 11, ASM357664v1 DNA encodes these proteins:
- the LOC115996079 gene encoding uncharacterized protein LOC115996079 translates to MKRSDESHTLVLGALVHKILQPHNFPSTSIIHLLQNPKILIAAVDGQSRSPLWLLSLCLLICRRTAGNRSRSPPALSPRRPLACRRSGAHYLAESPVAAHCSWKPVISMPAGEEQETPHSLKSAEDLTLDQVTSNTDFYSNSVLLNDQETHAFRVLIVLRQCSLQTIIMSSVSCDCSDTCVTNCL, encoded by the exons atgaaaagGTCCGACGAAagtcat actttggttttgggcGCCCTTGTACATAAAATTTTACAACCCCACAACTTCCCGTCAACCAGTATTATTCATTTACTCCAAAACCCTAAAATCCTAATTGCAGCTGTAGACGGCCAGTCGCGCAGCCCTCTCTGGCTTCTCTCGCTCTGTCTCTTAATCTGTCGAAGGACTGCAGGAAACAGGAGTCGCAGCCCGCCAGCCCTCTCTCCACGCAGACCTCTCGCCTGTCGCCGCTCAGGCGCTCACTACCTCGCCGAGTCGCCGGTCGCTGCCCACTGCAG ttGGAAACCTGTAATATCAATGCCAGCTGGTGAAGAACAGGAGACACCTCACTCTTTGAAGTCTGCCGAGGATTTAACTCTTGACCAG GTTACTTCTAACACTGATTTTTACAGCAACAGTGTGCTTTTGAATGAT CAAGAAACACATGCATTCAGGGTTCTCATAG TGCTAAGGCAATGCAGTTTACAAACTATAATCATGTCGTCCGTGAGTTGTGATTGCTCAGACACTTGTGTCACAAATTGCTTGTGA
- the LOC115997270 gene encoding GEM-like protein 6, which translates to MKSRIGEDLVAIYYWAILLNQRSRKRALPDSATSQCHLSPSSKLRYGKTNSSVSKVNKTGEKVDSFAKGIRQHVKLRPKITDTVKGKLILGAKLVQAGGVKKVFKNNFSVRDDEKLLNAFQCYLSTTSGPMPGLLFVSTHKLAFLSERSIKIPSSTGKSIRMHYKVSIPIAKIKRANESENLKNPSEKYIQVVTNDHFEFWFMGFLYHQRTLKYLQDAISQAQ; encoded by the exons ATGAAATCAAGAATCGGAGAGGATTTGGTTGCTATATACTACTGGGCGATTTTATTGAATCAGAGATCAAGAAAAAGGGCTCTTCCTGACTCTGCCACGTCCCAATGCCATCTCTCTCCTTCTTCAAAACTAAGATATG GTAAAACAAATTCTTCAGTTAGCAAGGTGAACAAAACTGGAGAAAAGGTGGACTCTTTTGCAAAAGGCATCAGACAGCATG TGAAACTAAGGCCAAAGATAACAGACACTGTGAAGGGCAAGCTGATCCTTGGGGCAAAACTTGTACAAGCAGGTGGTGTCAAAAAGGTTTTCAAGAATAACTTCAGTGTTAGAGACGACGAAAAGCTGTTGAACGCATTTCAATGTTATTTATCAACAACATCTGGTCCAATGCCTGGCCTACTCTTCGTTTCTACACACAAACTTGCCTTCCTTAGTGAGAGATCAATCAAAATCCCTTCTTCAACCGGAAAGTCCATAAGAATGCATTATAAGGTATCAATCCCAATTGCAAAAATTAAGAGAGCAAATGAAAGTGAGAATTTGAAGAATCCATCAGAGAAGTACATACAAGTAGTCACAAATGATCATTTTGAGTTCTGGTTTATGGGGTTCCTATATCATCAAAGAACCTTGAAATATCTCCAGGATGCAATTTCTCAAGCTCAGTAA
- the LOC115997637 gene encoding GEM-like protein 4, producing the protein MKSRIGEKLQVPINYWAVLLNQSSTKQPLPHSSATQCCLSSSSKLRFGAVRLRPKITDTVKGKLILGAKLLQAGGVQKVFNKKFSANEGEKLLKASQCYLSTTSGPMPGLLFVSTHKLAFLSERSIKIPSSTGKSMRIHYKVSIPIAKIKRANESENLKNPSEKYIQVVTEDHFEFWFMWFPHHQRTLKYLQMQFLQLSILRNISL; encoded by the coding sequence ATGAAATCAAGAATTGGAGAGAAGCTGCAGGTTCCCATCAACTACTGGGCAGTTTTATTGAATCAGAGCTCAACAAAACAGCCACTTCCTCATTCTTCTGCCACCCAATGTTGTCTGTCTTCCAGTTCAAAACTAAGGTTTGGTGCAGTGAGATTAAGGCCAAAGATAACAGACACTGTGAAGGGCAAACTGATCCTTGGGGCAAAACTTCTCCAAGCAGGTGGCGTCCAAAAGGTGTTCAACAAGAAATTCAGTGCTAACGAAGGGGAAAAGTTGTTGAAGGCATCTCAATGTTATTTATCAACAACATCTGGTCCAATGCCTGGCCTACTCTTTGTTTCTACACACAAACTTGCCTTCCTCAGTGAGAGATCAATCAAAATCCCTTCTTCAACTGGAAAGTCCATGAGAATACATTATAAGGTATCAATCCCAATTGCAAAAATTAAGAGAGCAAATGAAAGTGAGAATTTGAAGAATCCATCAGAGAAGTACATACAAGTAGTCACAGAAGATCATTTTGAGTTCTGGTTTATGTGGTTCCCACATCATCAAAGAACCTTAAAATATCTCCAAATGCAATTTCTGCAGCTCAGTATTCTTAgaaatatttctttataa